Proteins encoded within one genomic window of Amorphoplanes friuliensis DSM 7358:
- a CDS encoding quaternary amine ABC transporter ATP-binding protein, with protein sequence MTPTIAVEHLWKVFGPKPDRIVGTPLADLSRADLRAQTGCLAAVKDVSFDVAPGEVFVVMGLSGSGKSTLVRCLTRLIEPTSGEVRINGESVREMNPRRLRELRRHGVAMVFQHFGLLPHREVVDNIAYGLEIQGMSKADRHARAGEVLSLVGLDGHEHQYPHQLSGGMQQRVGLARALATDPAVLLFDEPFSALDPLIRRDMQAEVRRLHAEVGKTMVFITHDLAEALSLGDHIAVMRDGELVQVGTPEELVGAPADKYVSDFVSEVPRADVLSVRWIVRPAKDDEEIEDQPFPAGTVIRDAVPRVLRSAHAIRVVDGDEVLGVVDAEQLVPALIGHRPQVPA encoded by the coding sequence ATGACACCCACCATCGCCGTCGAGCACCTGTGGAAGGTGTTCGGTCCGAAGCCGGACCGCATCGTCGGCACCCCGCTCGCCGACCTGTCGCGCGCGGACCTGCGAGCGCAGACCGGCTGCCTGGCCGCCGTCAAGGACGTGAGCTTCGACGTCGCCCCCGGCGAGGTGTTCGTCGTGATGGGCCTCTCCGGCAGCGGCAAGTCCACCCTGGTGCGCTGCCTGACCCGCCTGATCGAGCCGACCAGCGGCGAGGTCCGGATCAACGGTGAATCGGTCCGCGAGATGAACCCGCGGCGGCTGCGCGAGCTGCGCCGCCACGGCGTCGCGATGGTCTTCCAGCACTTCGGCCTGCTGCCCCACCGCGAGGTCGTCGACAACATCGCGTACGGCCTGGAGATCCAGGGCATGTCGAAGGCGGACCGGCACGCCCGGGCCGGTGAGGTGCTGTCCCTGGTCGGTCTCGACGGCCACGAGCACCAATATCCGCACCAGCTATCGGGCGGCATGCAGCAGCGGGTCGGCCTGGCCCGCGCGCTGGCCACCGACCCGGCCGTGCTGCTCTTCGACGAGCCGTTCAGTGCGCTGGACCCGCTGATCCGCCGGGACATGCAGGCCGAGGTGCGCCGCCTGCACGCCGAGGTCGGCAAGACGATGGTCTTCATCACGCACGACCTGGCCGAGGCGTTGTCTCTGGGTGACCACATCGCGGTCATGCGCGACGGTGAGCTGGTCCAGGTCGGCACCCCCGAGGAGCTCGTCGGCGCCCCGGCGGACAAGTACGTCTCGGACTTCGTGTCGGAGGTGCCGCGCGCGGACGTGCTCAGCGTCCGGTGGATCGTGCGCCCGGCGAAGGACGACGAGGAGATCGAGGACCAGCCGTTCCCGGCCGGCACGGTGATCCGCGACGCGGTCCCGCGGGTGCTGCGCTCCGCTCACGCCATCCGGGTCGTCGACGGTGACGAGGTGCTCGGTGTCGTCGACGCCGAGCAGCTCGTGCCGGCGTTGATCGGGCACCGGCCGCAGGTGCCGGCGTGA
- a CDS encoding GMC family oxidoreductase translates to MPALHTDEFDVVVVGGGTAGAVVASRLSADPGVRVCLVEGGPSDVGDDRVLQLRNWLNLLETEYDYDYPTVEQPRGNSHIRHSRARVLGGCSSHNTMISFVPPPGDFADWVAAGATGWSWDEMQTYWQRLAVQIQPVAAKDRNPLTEAFVASCHTALGVPVHEDFNTKPFADGTGFFPVAYYPETGVRSSSSVAYLHPYLDRPNLTVLTETWASRLDVDGDRVTGVRVTRDGHEEVVRGAEYVLCAGAIDTPRLLLLSGIGPATDLRDLGIEVALDVPGVGEHLLDHPESLILWESTRPIPPQSAMDSDAGLFVRRDTGDERPDLMFHLYQLAFTVNTKRLGYDVPEHGFGMTPNIPRPRSVGRLWLTSADPSVKPALDFGYFTDPDGYDEQTIVDGLRIAREVAATEPFKSWIAREIAPGPHLQTDEELSAYGRAAAHTVYHPAGTCRMGAISDDLAVVDPELRLRGCTNVRIADASVFPTMPSVNPVVAVLMIGERAADLVAEGLARTQEHPPPEQ, encoded by the coding sequence GTGCCGGCTCTGCACACAGACGAGTTCGATGTGGTGGTGGTCGGCGGTGGGACAGCCGGCGCGGTGGTCGCCTCCCGGCTGTCGGCCGATCCGGGGGTCCGGGTCTGCCTCGTCGAGGGTGGACCGTCCGATGTCGGCGACGACCGGGTGCTCCAGCTGCGCAACTGGCTGAACCTGCTCGAGACCGAGTACGACTACGACTATCCGACCGTGGAGCAGCCGCGCGGCAACTCGCACATCCGGCACTCCCGCGCCCGCGTGCTCGGGGGCTGCTCGTCGCACAACACGATGATCAGTTTTGTGCCGCCGCCCGGTGACTTCGCCGACTGGGTCGCCGCGGGGGCCACCGGCTGGTCCTGGGACGAGATGCAGACGTACTGGCAGCGGCTGGCGGTGCAGATCCAGCCGGTCGCCGCCAAGGACCGCAACCCGCTCACCGAGGCGTTCGTCGCCTCCTGCCACACCGCGCTCGGTGTGCCGGTGCACGAGGACTTCAACACGAAGCCGTTCGCCGACGGGACGGGCTTCTTCCCGGTCGCGTACTACCCGGAGACGGGGGTGCGCTCGTCGTCGTCGGTGGCTTATCTGCACCCGTACCTGGATCGGCCGAATCTGACCGTGCTCACCGAGACCTGGGCTTCGCGGCTGGACGTGGACGGTGACCGGGTCACCGGCGTGCGGGTCACCCGGGACGGGCACGAGGAGGTCGTCCGGGGTGCGGAGTACGTCCTGTGCGCCGGGGCGATCGACACGCCGCGGCTGCTCCTGCTCTCCGGCATCGGCCCCGCCACCGACCTGCGTGACCTGGGCATCGAGGTCGCCCTGGACGTGCCCGGTGTGGGTGAGCACCTGCTGGACCACCCGGAGTCGCTGATCCTGTGGGAGTCGACCCGGCCGATCCCGCCGCAGTCGGCCATGGACTCCGACGCCGGTCTCTTCGTGCGCCGCGACACCGGCGACGAACGCCCGGACCTGATGTTCCACCTCTACCAGCTGGCGTTCACGGTCAACACCAAGCGGCTCGGTTACGACGTGCCCGAGCACGGCTTCGGCATGACGCCGAACATCCCCCGGCCGCGCAGTGTCGGCCGCCTCTGGCTGACCAGCGCCGACCCGTCGGTCAAACCCGCGCTGGACTTCGGCTACTTCACCGACCCGGACGGCTACGACGAGCAGACCATCGTGGACGGGCTGCGGATCGCCCGCGAGGTCGCCGCGACCGAGCCGTTCAAGTCGTGGATCGCGCGGGAGATCGCCCCCGGGCCGCACCTGCAGACCGACGAGGAGCTCTCCGCGTACGGGAGGGCGGCTGCTCACACGGTGTATCACCCGGCGGGCACGTGCCGGATGGGTGCGATCAGCGATGATCTGGCGGTCGTCGACCCGGAGTTGCGGCTGCGCGGGTGCACCAACGTCCGCATCGCCGACGCCTCGGTGTTCCCGACGATGCCCTCCGTCAACCCGGTGGTCGCCGTGCTCATGATCGGCGAGCGGGCGGCCGACCTGGTCGCCGAGGGGCTCGCACGGACTCAGGAACACCCACCGCCCGAACAGTGA
- a CDS encoding VTT domain-containing protein — translation MDTTLALFDRTAVLAAETSTEQSGLVSFVTDLVEKLGGPGAGLAVALENLFPPIPSEVILPLAGFAASRGDLSLASAIIWTTIGSVVGAVALYYVGALLGRDRVRRIVERLPLVKLADVDRTEAWFAKHGVKAVFFGRMIPIFRSLISIPAGLERMKLGTFLLFTTLGSLIWNSIFIFAGYGLGENWTEIETWVGTYQNIVIAVCALIFGWFVVNRIVKARRRRAGETPADGEGFLPAVDPAPSHQDLRSHSQQEPEAGPGRVYGSPRQYPEQR, via the coding sequence ATGGACACCACGCTGGCGTTGTTCGACCGGACCGCAGTTCTGGCAGCAGAGACGTCAACCGAGCAGAGCGGCCTTGTCAGCTTCGTCACCGATCTGGTGGAGAAGCTCGGTGGCCCGGGCGCCGGCCTCGCCGTCGCCCTCGAGAACCTCTTTCCTCCGATTCCCAGCGAGGTCATTCTTCCGCTGGCCGGGTTCGCCGCGAGCCGCGGTGACCTGAGTCTGGCCAGCGCCATCATCTGGACCACCATCGGTTCGGTGGTGGGTGCCGTGGCTCTCTACTACGTCGGCGCGCTGCTCGGCCGCGACCGGGTGCGCCGCATCGTCGAGCGGCTGCCGCTGGTGAAGCTGGCCGACGTGGACCGCACCGAGGCGTGGTTCGCCAAGCACGGTGTCAAGGCCGTGTTCTTCGGCCGCATGATCCCGATCTTCCGGAGCCTGATCTCGATCCCGGCCGGTCTGGAACGCATGAAGCTCGGCACGTTCCTGCTGTTCACCACCCTGGGCAGCCTGATCTGGAACTCGATCTTCATCTTCGCGGGCTACGGCCTGGGCGAGAACTGGACGGAGATCGAGACCTGGGTGGGCACCTACCAGAACATCGTCATCGCCGTCTGCGCCCTGATCTTCGGCTGGTTCGTCGTCAACCGGATCGTGAAGGCGCGTCGCCGCCGCGCCGGCGAGACCCCCGCCGACGGTGAGGGTTTCCTCCCGGCGGTCGACCCGGCTCCGTCGCACCAGGACCTGCGCAGCCACTCGCAGCAGGAGCCCGAGGCAGGCCCGGGCCGCGTCTACGGCTCGCCCCGGCAGTACCCGGAGCAGCGGTGA
- a CDS encoding daunorubicin resistance protein DrrA family ABC transporter ATP-binding protein has product MSPAAVEAIAIGRKFGRRTVLADVSLQLQKGEILGLLGHNGAGKSTLVKILSTALPPSAGAARVAGFDVLSQAAQVRSRIGLAGQYASVDENLTGRDNLVLLARLCGASRRAARERAGELLDTFALSEVAGRQARTYSGGTRRRLDLAASLVASPAVLFLDEPSTGLDPVSRTALWDLIRSTADQGTAVLLTTQYLEEAERLADRIHLLSDGRTVAAGTVEELKRRVGESAVHVVLADPGTAGTAITCLRRALGREATAAPGEGRLSVPVASSVDVAAVVRALDGAGVTIADISVAKPTLDDVYLSHVRPHHRGSTP; this is encoded by the coding sequence GTGAGCCCTGCGGCTGTCGAAGCAATTGCAATCGGCCGGAAATTCGGTCGCCGGACGGTTCTTGCCGACGTTTCCCTGCAGCTGCAGAAAGGCGAGATCCTGGGCCTGCTCGGGCACAACGGGGCAGGAAAGAGCACACTCGTCAAAATCCTCTCGACCGCTCTGCCGCCGTCCGCGGGAGCGGCCCGGGTGGCCGGTTTCGACGTGCTGAGCCAGGCGGCGCAGGTGCGCAGCCGCATCGGCCTGGCCGGCCAGTACGCCTCGGTCGACGAGAACCTGACCGGCCGCGACAATCTGGTCCTGCTGGCCCGGCTGTGCGGCGCCTCCCGGCGGGCTGCGCGGGAACGGGCCGGTGAGCTGCTCGACACGTTCGCGTTGAGCGAGGTGGCCGGGCGGCAGGCACGCACCTACTCCGGGGGCACCCGGCGCCGCCTCGACCTCGCCGCCAGCCTGGTGGCGTCACCCGCGGTGCTCTTCCTGGACGAGCCCAGCACGGGTCTCGACCCGGTCAGCCGGACAGCACTCTGGGACCTGATCCGGTCCACCGCCGACCAGGGCACCGCAGTGCTGCTGACCACGCAGTATCTCGAGGAGGCCGAGCGCCTCGCGGACCGGATCCACCTGCTGTCCGACGGCCGCACCGTCGCGGCGGGCACCGTCGAGGAGCTCAAGCGCCGGGTCGGTGAGAGCGCCGTGCACGTGGTCCTGGCCGACCCGGGCACGGCGGGCACCGCGATCACCTGCCTGCGCCGGGCGCTGGGACGGGAAGCGACGGCGGCGCCCGGCGAGGGTCGTCTGAGCGTCCCGGTGGCCAGCTCCGTGGACGTGGCTGCCGTGGTCCGCGCCCTCGACGGCGCGGGCGTCACCATCGCCGACATCTCCGTCGCCAAGCCGACCCTGGACGACGTCTATCTGTCCCACGTCCGACCACACCATCGGGGGAGCACACCATGA
- a CDS encoding cysteine synthase family protein, which produces MNATTALFDEITEAQMMPRLVRLGPNLYGAVFTLMKLLPARYILRRAIERGELEPDTAVVETTSGTFGLALAMQSALLERELILVSDPAIDVHLHRRLNDLGAQVEICRDPAPVGGYQRSRLDRLAEVRAERERTFCPEQYTNPDNPRSYGVVADQLARTLGQVDAVIGPVGSGGSMCGTVRGLRATTPHTRAIGVDTHHSVLFGQPDGHRSLRGLGNSLWPENLDHSVFDDVHWCTAGEAYAATRRLHGRHALYQGPTSGAAYLVADWYARRNPGELCVVMLPDEGYRYQATAYDDGWLAANGYSLGDAPAGPVETATPERPADAWSWLRWNRRSYDDIPGAVARTAGPVPAEAAR; this is translated from the coding sequence ATGAACGCCACCACCGCCTTGTTCGACGAGATCACCGAGGCGCAGATGATGCCGCGTCTGGTGCGGCTGGGCCCCAACCTCTACGGCGCCGTCTTCACCCTGATGAAGCTGCTGCCGGCCCGGTACATCCTGCGCCGCGCCATCGAACGCGGTGAACTGGAGCCGGACACCGCCGTCGTCGAGACGACCTCCGGCACCTTCGGACTGGCGCTGGCCATGCAGTCGGCGCTGCTCGAGCGCGAACTGATCCTGGTCAGCGACCCCGCCATCGACGTGCACCTGCACCGGCGGCTCAACGACCTCGGCGCCCAGGTGGAGATCTGCCGCGACCCGGCGCCGGTCGGCGGGTACCAGCGGTCGCGGCTGGACCGGCTGGCGGAGGTCCGGGCCGAACGCGAGCGCACGTTCTGCCCCGAGCAGTACACCAACCCCGACAACCCGCGTTCGTACGGCGTGGTCGCGGACCAGCTGGCGCGCACCCTCGGACAGGTCGACGCCGTGATCGGCCCGGTGGGCTCGGGTGGCTCGATGTGCGGCACGGTCCGGGGCCTGCGCGCCACGACACCGCACACCCGGGCGATCGGCGTCGACACCCACCACAGCGTGCTCTTCGGACAGCCCGACGGGCACCGGTCGCTGCGCGGGCTCGGCAACAGCCTCTGGCCGGAGAATCTCGACCACAGCGTCTTCGACGACGTGCACTGGTGCACCGCCGGGGAGGCGTACGCCGCCACCCGTCGCCTGCACGGCCGTCACGCGCTCTACCAGGGCCCGACCAGCGGCGCGGCCTACCTCGTCGCCGACTGGTACGCCCGCCGCAACCCCGGTGAGCTCTGCGTGGTCATGCTCCCGGACGAGGGCTACCGCTACCAGGCCACCGCCTACGACGACGGCTGGCTGGCCGCCAACGGCTACTCGCTGGGCGACGCGCCCGCCGGTCCGGTCGAGACGGCAACTCCGGAGCGCCCGGCCGACGCCTGGTCGTGGCTGCGCTGGAACCGCCGGTCGTACGACGACATCCCCGGTGCGGTGGCCCGGACGGCCGGTCCCGTACCGGCCGAGGCCGCCCGATGA
- the argH gene encoding argininosuccinate lyase, which produces MSGTGRLTATIGPRTRRIVYGTPGPAEIRAELGPISTVDLAHVIMLAEQKLLPADVAGRLLERITELRGTGFAAMVDVPAPRGLYLAYENLLTAELGTEVGGKLHTGRSRNDIKATTTALRLREQVTALAAELLRLQAILLNRARVHAGTVMPIYTHFQPAMPVTYGYYLTGLALAVGRDVLGLRQVLAGLDRSPLGAGAVAGTDLPIEPARTAELLGFAGPPVHATDAVASRDGVLRALAAAATAGVTLSRLGTDLQLWSTQEFGFLVFPDRLVGGSSAMPQKRNAFLLEHVKAAAGGAIGAWTAAASTMKSAPFTNSIEVGTEAVGGSGAALAALSDAVQLAQVLVSGAQPDAARMLQRTGEGFVTATVIANRLVRQGVPFRAAHHTVGAAVRAAVDAGETELPAIAELDAPMPPIGALVAEQDRGGGPGEHSAAWAAAVAGLADHASWFRAREAASRAASRALDEAVHDLIRTGATA; this is translated from the coding sequence ATGAGCGGAACGGGCCGCCTCACCGCGACCATCGGGCCGCGCACCCGGCGCATCGTCTACGGCACGCCCGGACCGGCGGAGATCCGGGCCGAGCTGGGTCCGATCAGCACCGTCGACCTGGCTCACGTGATCATGCTGGCCGAGCAGAAGCTGCTGCCCGCCGACGTGGCGGGCCGCCTGCTGGAACGCATCACCGAGCTGCGCGGGACGGGCTTCGCCGCCATGGTGGACGTGCCGGCGCCGCGCGGGCTCTACCTGGCGTACGAGAATCTGCTCACCGCCGAGCTCGGCACCGAGGTCGGCGGCAAGCTGCACACCGGACGGTCGCGCAACGACATCAAGGCGACCACGACCGCCCTGCGGCTGCGCGAGCAGGTCACGGCCCTGGCCGCCGAGCTGCTGCGCCTGCAGGCGATCCTGCTGAACCGGGCCCGGGTCCACGCCGGCACGGTGATGCCGATCTACACGCACTTCCAGCCGGCCATGCCGGTCACCTACGGCTACTACCTGACCGGGCTCGCGCTGGCCGTCGGCCGGGACGTCCTCGGTCTGCGGCAGGTCCTGGCCGGACTCGACCGCAGCCCGCTGGGTGCGGGTGCTGTCGCGGGCACGGACCTGCCGATCGAGCCGGCCCGGACCGCGGAGCTGCTCGGTTTTGCCGGTCCGCCGGTGCACGCCACCGACGCCGTCGCGAGCCGGGACGGCGTGCTGCGCGCCCTGGCCGCCGCCGCCACCGCGGGGGTGACGCTGAGCCGGCTCGGCACCGATCTTCAGCTCTGGAGCACCCAGGAGTTCGGTTTCCTGGTCTTCCCGGACCGCCTCGTCGGTGGCAGCTCGGCCATGCCGCAGAAGCGCAACGCGTTCCTGCTGGAGCACGTCAAGGCCGCGGCCGGCGGTGCGATCGGCGCGTGGACGGCGGCGGCGTCGACCATGAAGTCGGCGCCGTTCACCAACTCGATCGAGGTCGGGACCGAGGCCGTCGGCGGCTCGGGCGCCGCACTGGCGGCCCTCAGCGATGCCGTGCAGCTCGCCCAGGTCCTGGTCAGCGGCGCACAGCCGGATGCCGCCCGGATGTTGCAGCGCACCGGCGAGGGGTTCGTCACGGCGACTGTGATCGCCAACCGCCTGGTCCGTCAGGGTGTGCCGTTCCGGGCCGCCCACCACACGGTCGGTGCGGCCGTGCGCGCGGCGGTCGACGCCGGTGAGACCGAGCTGCCGGCGATCGCGGAGCTCGACGCGCCGATGCCGCCGATCGGGGCGCTCGTCGCCGAGCAGGACCGGGGTGGAGGCCCCGGCGAGCACAGCGCGGCGTGGGCGGCTGCTGTCGCCGGCCTGGCCGACCACGCCTCGTGGTTCCGAGCCCGCGAGGCCGCGTCCCGGGCCGCGTCCCGCGCGCTCGACGAGGCCGTCCACGACCTGATCCGGACGGGGGCCACGGCATGA
- a CDS encoding ATP-grasp domain-containing protein: protein MTWFALLESNTTGTGRQFAAAALARGLRPVLLSRDPSRYPYVVDDSLDTRVLDTGDAGQVLAACRALARDGGLAGVTSSSEYYVAPAARAAAELGLPAPDADAVARCRDKSHQRRALSAAGVPVPGFRTVRSAGEAVAAAAELGLPVVLKPITGSGSVGVRLCTDSTEVARWAARLVGDDGSPILVETAVRGPEFSVETFDGVVRAVVGKRLGPEPWFVEVGHDVPAPVGETVRAELGATARRALAALGLGWGAAHTELRLGPAGPVVIEVNPRLAGGMIPAAVRAATGLDLVDAVIARASGGPSPVIAPAAGHAAIRFQLLAREGRVAAVRGRAQAAASPGVVVANALTVPGAVVRRTNSFQDRLACVVAQGRDAAAAQRNAERAAPLFSIDIQALEDVYEGGRGR from the coding sequence ATGACCTGGTTCGCCCTGCTGGAGAGCAACACCACCGGCACCGGACGGCAGTTCGCCGCGGCCGCGCTGGCCCGTGGTCTGCGGCCGGTGCTGCTGTCGCGCGATCCGTCCCGATACCCGTACGTCGTGGACGACAGCCTGGACACCCGCGTCCTGGACACCGGTGACGCCGGTCAGGTCCTCGCGGCCTGCCGGGCGCTGGCCCGCGACGGCGGTCTGGCCGGTGTCACGTCGAGTTCCGAGTACTACGTCGCTCCGGCGGCCCGGGCCGCCGCCGAGTTGGGCCTGCCCGCGCCCGACGCCGACGCCGTGGCCCGCTGCCGCGACAAGAGCCACCAGCGGCGGGCCCTCTCGGCCGCCGGGGTCCCGGTGCCCGGCTTCCGGACGGTGAGGTCGGCCGGAGAGGCTGTCGCCGCCGCCGCGGAGCTGGGCCTGCCCGTGGTGCTCAAGCCGATCACCGGCTCCGGGTCGGTCGGCGTGCGGCTGTGCACCGACAGCACCGAGGTGGCACGCTGGGCGGCCCGCCTGGTCGGCGACGACGGGTCGCCGATCCTGGTCGAGACCGCGGTCCGGGGGCCGGAGTTCTCCGTGGAGACCTTCGACGGGGTGGTCCGGGCGGTCGTCGGCAAGCGCCTCGGGCCCGAGCCGTGGTTCGTCGAGGTCGGCCACGACGTTCCGGCACCGGTGGGGGAGACGGTCCGCGCCGAGCTGGGTGCGACGGCCCGGCGTGCTCTCGCCGCCCTCGGGCTGGGCTGGGGGGCCGCGCACACCGAGCTGCGTCTCGGCCCGGCCGGACCGGTGGTCATCGAGGTGAACCCGCGACTGGCCGGCGGCATGATCCCGGCCGCCGTCCGGGCCGCGACCGGTCTGGACCTGGTCGACGCGGTGATCGCCCGGGCCAGCGGCGGCCCGTCACCCGTGATCGCACCGGCCGCCGGGCACGCCGCCATCCGGTTCCAGCTGCTGGCCCGCGAGGGCCGGGTCGCCGCCGTCCGGGGCCGCGCCCAGGCCGCGGCCAGCCCTGGAGTGGTCGTGGCGAACGCCCTGACCGTGCCGGGCGCCGTCGTGCGGAGGACCAACTCGTTCCAGGACCGGCTCGCCTGCGTGGTCGCCCAGGGGCGCGACGCGGCGGCGGCCCAGCGCAACGCCGAGCGGGCAGCACCGCTCTTCTCGATCGACATCCAGGCACTGGAAGACGTGTACGAAGGAGGACGGGGACGATGA